A stretch of Paludisphaera borealis DNA encodes these proteins:
- a CDS encoding HEAT repeat domain-containing protein, whose product MSRWRYVAVGACVASCWIGSGSGSSALAQSESRERDVKVTGPRGRSIERRVEVERGPGYSDRQVQIQRPGGTYSREVRVAGGRPGPPPMYRPGPGYRPGYGFGHRPPVIIERNVFGGAGTFALGMLGGAALTAPLWAPPLVSPPVVVAPGPAVIVQQSAVISAPAPSVDPLDGVALAAQRLQSHYPGSRREAAQTLGRLGDPRGIPPLVDVLKNDWFKDVRIAAAQALGEIGGPEAEAVLERAVVYEKKQDVRDAAAAALHMARERQVTVHPAAPASAGTIIESTVEESPRPATRRPVPPPPAPGVHRPLQWKAKTDAAPALDEPALEAPANRVPPPPPSPVSSNPGS is encoded by the coding sequence TTGAGTCGATGGCGATATGTCGCGGTGGGAGCGTGCGTCGCTTCCTGCTGGATCGGGAGCGGCTCGGGATCGTCGGCCCTCGCGCAAAGCGAGAGCCGCGAACGTGACGTGAAGGTGACCGGCCCGCGCGGCCGGTCGATCGAGCGTCGCGTGGAAGTGGAACGGGGGCCGGGCTACTCCGACCGCCAGGTCCAGATCCAGCGTCCCGGCGGAACCTATTCGCGCGAGGTTCGCGTGGCGGGGGGGCGGCCCGGACCTCCGCCGATGTACCGGCCGGGTCCGGGGTATCGCCCTGGCTATGGGTTCGGTCATCGCCCCCCGGTCATCATCGAGCGTAACGTGTTCGGCGGCGCCGGGACGTTCGCGCTCGGCATGCTCGGCGGCGCGGCGTTGACGGCGCCGTTGTGGGCGCCGCCGCTCGTGTCGCCGCCGGTGGTGGTCGCGCCAGGTCCGGCCGTGATCGTCCAGCAGTCCGCGGTGATCTCGGCCCCGGCCCCGTCCGTCGATCCGCTCGACGGCGTCGCGCTGGCGGCGCAGCGGCTCCAGAGCCACTATCCCGGAAGCCGCCGCGAGGCCGCACAGACGCTCGGCCGGCTGGGCGACCCCCGGGGCATTCCGCCACTGGTCGACGTGCTCAAGAACGACTGGTTCAAGGACGTCCGGATCGCCGCCGCCCAGGCGCTCGGCGAGATCGGCGGCCCCGAGGCCGAAGCCGTGCTCGAACGTGCCGTCGTCTACGAGAAGAAGCAAGACGTCCGCGACGCAGCGGCCGCCGCTCTGCACATGGCTCGGGAGCGACAGGTCACCGTCCACCCCGCGGCCCCGGCGTCCGCCGGGACGATCATCGAGTCGACCGTCGAAGAATCGCCGCGCCCCGCGACGCGCCGGCCGGTCCCGCCGCCCCCCGCGCCCGGCGTCCACCGGCCTCTCCAGTGGAAGGCCAAGACCGACGCCGCCCCGGCCCTCGACGAGCCGGCCCTTGAAGCCCCCGCTAATCGAGTCCCACCACCGCCGCCGTCGCCGGTCTCGTCCAATCCGGGATCTTGA
- a CDS encoding DUF1559 domain-containing protein: protein MKDQNTSSRPTAGFTLIELLVVIAIIAVLIALLLPAVQAAREAARRAQCVNNLKQIGLGLHNYSDSHNVFPPGYTSYYKKDGGDAGTAEDDIGQGWGWASLILPHIEQRPLYDAINFNLTMTFPANYTAQLLRVGSYLCPSDVTLETVPVRNEANTETVYTVGSGNYVGMYGRGEIGAAPGRGDGMFFRNSRIGFAAITDGTSNTIAVGERSHNLSYVTWTGRAIGGWLFKTSSFEGGADQFAVDPEESFTMILGPVGMENGPRTPNHPEAHVEDYWSRHPGGVNFAFGDGSVRFIKNSINPTPWQALATRAGGEVISSDAY from the coding sequence ATGAAAGATCAAAACACGTCGTCGAGGCCGACGGCGGGCTTCACTCTTATTGAGCTGCTGGTGGTGATCGCGATCATCGCGGTCTTGATCGCGCTGTTGTTGCCGGCCGTGCAAGCCGCCCGCGAAGCCGCGCGGCGGGCGCAATGCGTCAACAACCTCAAGCAGATCGGCCTGGGGCTACATAATTACAGCGATTCGCACAACGTCTTCCCCCCCGGCTACACCAGCTATTACAAGAAGGACGGCGGCGACGCCGGGACCGCCGAGGACGACATCGGCCAGGGCTGGGGATGGGCAAGCCTGATCCTGCCGCATATCGAGCAGCGGCCGTTGTACGACGCGATCAACTTCAACCTGACGATGACCTTCCCCGCCAACTACACCGCCCAGTTGCTGCGGGTCGGCAGCTACCTCTGCCCGTCCGACGTGACGCTCGAAACCGTGCCGGTCCGCAACGAGGCGAACACCGAGACGGTGTACACGGTGGGCAGCGGCAATTACGTCGGCATGTACGGCCGGGGCGAGATCGGCGCGGCACCGGGACGCGGCGACGGGATGTTCTTCCGCAACAGCCGCATCGGCTTCGCGGCGATCACCGACGGCACCAGCAATACGATCGCCGTGGGCGAACGGAGCCACAACCTCAGCTACGTCACCTGGACCGGCCGCGCGATCGGCGGCTGGCTGTTCAAGACCTCGTCGTTCGAGGGGGGCGCCGACCAGTTCGCGGTCGATCCCGAGGAGTCGTTCACGATGATCCTCGGGCCCGTCGGCATGGAAAACGGCCCGAGGACGCCCAACCACCCCGAGGCGCACGTCGAGGACTACTGGAGCCGACACCCGGGAGGCGTCAATTTCGCGTTCGGCGACGGCTCGGTCCGGTTCATCAAGAACTCGATCAATCCCACCCCGTGGCAAGCGCTCGCGACCCGCGCCGGCGGCGAGGTGATCTCGTCCGACGCCTACTGA
- a CDS encoding DUF1559 domain-containing protein, protein MNMKIKRNDARPRGFTLIELLVVIAIIAVLIALLLPAVQAAREAARRVQCVNNMKQIGLALHNYHEAMNVFPPGYVSSVLAGVTDPCDQDAENQISVDRGSGWAWGSMILPHMEQQNVFNAVNFGLSVAYAANYTCSTTVVSGYLCPSDAGGPDLVPVFKDPPDPANPGTYSGAAIDDTVARGNYVGMFGVGEICANSGSTNLPNQGSNGQASGLFYRNSRVGVAAIIDGTSNTIAVGERSHNLSYVTWTARSIDGWLGKTSLVEGGTDKFNPSPEECWTQVLGPAGLEDGSRTPNDPEAHVEDYWSRHPGGVNFLFADGSVHFLKDSINPVPWRALATRASGEVVSSDAY, encoded by the coding sequence ATGAATATGAAGATTAAACGCAACGATGCGAGGCCTCGGGGCTTCACGCTGATCGAGCTGCTGGTGGTGATCGCGATCATCGCGGTCCTGATCGCCCTGTTGTTGCCCGCGGTGCAGGCGGCCCGCGAAGCCGCCCGGCGGGTGCAGTGCGTCAACAACATGAAGCAGATCGGCCTCGCCCTGCACAACTACCACGAGGCCATGAACGTCTTTCCGCCCGGGTACGTCAGCAGCGTCCTGGCCGGCGTCACGGACCCTTGCGACCAGGACGCCGAGAACCAGATCTCGGTTGATCGCGGCTCGGGCTGGGCGTGGGGGAGCATGATCCTGCCGCACATGGAGCAGCAGAACGTCTTCAACGCGGTCAATTTCGGCCTCTCGGTCGCGTACGCGGCCAACTACACGTGCAGCACGACGGTCGTCTCGGGCTACCTGTGCCCGTCGGACGCCGGCGGGCCCGACCTGGTGCCGGTGTTCAAGGACCCTCCCGACCCGGCCAACCCCGGCACGTACTCCGGCGCTGCGATCGACGACACCGTGGCGCGGGGCAACTACGTCGGCATGTTCGGCGTGGGTGAGATCTGCGCCAATTCGGGCTCGACCAACCTGCCCAACCAGGGGTCCAACGGCCAGGCCTCGGGCCTGTTCTACCGCAACAGCCGGGTCGGCGTCGCCGCGATCATCGACGGCACGAGCAACACGATCGCCGTGGGCGAGCGCAGCCACAACCTTAGCTACGTCACCTGGACCGCGCGGTCGATCGACGGCTGGCTCGGCAAGACGTCGCTGGTGGAAGGGGGCACCGACAAATTCAACCCCTCGCCCGAGGAATGCTGGACCCAGGTGCTCGGCCCGGCGGGCCTGGAAGACGGCAGCCGCACCCCCAACGACCCCGAGGCGCACGTCGAGGACTACTGGAGCCGGCACCCCGGCGGCGTCAACTTCCTGTTCGCCGACGGCTCGGTCCACTTTCTCAAAGACAGCATCAACCCGGTGCCCTGGCGGGCCCTGGCGACCCGCGCCAGCGGCGAGGTCGTCTCGTCCGACGCGTATTAA
- a CDS encoding DUF1015 domain-containing protein, which yields MPDVRSFRGVRYDVARVGALSDVVAPPYDVIDSALQEKLYQASPYNSIRMELNKPEAGDSDSENRYSRAARFLRDWLREGVLRADDTTALYIYEQTFEVEGQTHTRKGFFARVRLEPFGEGKIFPHEQTLAGPKADRLALYQATGFNLSPIFGLYPDSTNEVLRQVERGVRDRTPLTAVDHLGVTNKLWLATEPEVLTAVGGLMAERPIFIADGHHRYETGLRYRDYLASKGELSGPDDPANFCMMMLVGMSDPGLLILPTHRLVSGFPGLKADELARLLAPEFETWTVGEGDEGCEAASDEVVNGGSQDVLGFGTVADGVWTLARLRSDEAMDRLAADHGPEWRALGVSILQVLALDHLLAPLAKDRSVRYVHLTSEVQADVAASGCDLACLVAPATMEHVESIASSLETMPPKSTYFYPKLLTGLVFNPLR from the coding sequence ATGCCCGACGTACGTTCCTTCCGCGGCGTCCGCTACGATGTGGCTCGAGTGGGCGCGCTCTCCGACGTGGTCGCGCCTCCGTACGACGTGATCGATTCGGCCTTGCAGGAGAAGCTCTATCAGGCGAGCCCCTACAACAGCATCCGGATGGAGCTGAACAAGCCCGAAGCCGGCGACTCGGACTCCGAGAATCGCTACTCGCGCGCCGCGCGGTTCCTCCGCGACTGGCTCCGCGAGGGGGTGCTCCGAGCCGACGACACGACGGCCCTTTACATCTACGAGCAAACCTTCGAGGTCGAGGGCCAGACCCACACCCGCAAGGGGTTCTTCGCCCGGGTTCGGCTCGAACCGTTCGGTGAGGGGAAGATCTTCCCCCACGAACAGACCCTCGCCGGCCCCAAGGCCGACCGTCTGGCTCTTTATCAGGCGACCGGCTTCAACCTCAGCCCGATCTTCGGCCTCTACCCCGACTCGACCAACGAGGTCCTTCGCCAGGTCGAGCGCGGGGTTCGCGACCGCACGCCCCTGACGGCCGTCGACCATCTGGGCGTCACGAACAAGCTCTGGCTGGCCACCGAGCCCGAGGTTCTCACGGCGGTCGGCGGCCTGATGGCCGAGCGGCCGATCTTCATCGCCGACGGCCACCACCGCTACGAGACCGGCCTACGTTACCGCGATTACCTGGCGTCGAAGGGCGAGCTGTCGGGACCGGACGACCCGGCGAACTTCTGCATGATGATGCTCGTCGGCATGAGCGATCCGGGCCTCCTGATCCTGCCGACCCACCGGCTGGTCTCGGGCTTTCCCGGCCTCAAGGCCGATGAACTCGCCAGGCTCCTCGCGCCTGAGTTCGAGACCTGGACCGTCGGAGAGGGCGACGAGGGTTGCGAGGCCGCCAGCGACGAGGTCGTGAACGGCGGCAGCCAGGACGTCCTGGGGTTCGGCACCGTCGCCGACGGCGTCTGGACTCTGGCCCGGCTGCGCTCGGACGAGGCGATGGATCGGCTCGCCGCCGACCACGGCCCCGAATGGCGGGCCCTGGGCGTGAGCATCCTCCAGGTCCTGGCTCTCGACCACCTGCTGGCCCCGCTCGCCAAGGACCGATCCGTCCGCTACGTCCACCTGACGAGCGAAGTCCAGGCCGACGTCGCGGCGAGTGGCTGCGACCTCGCCTGCCTCGTCGCTCCCGCCACCATGGAGCACGTGGAGTCCATCGCCTCCAGCCTTGAAACCATGCCCCCCAAGAGCACTTACTTCTACCCGAAGCTGCTCACCGGGCTGGTCTTCAACCCACTTCGATGA
- the ahcY gene encoding adenosylhomocysteinase → MATVRGDVKDLSLAGVGKQRIQWAERDMPVLRAIRERFEAEQPLKGKRMSACLHVTAETANLARTLKAGGADLLLCASNPLSTQDDVAASLVQDYGIPTYAIKGEDENSYYRHITAALRHAPHVTMDDGADLVSAMIFIVLDRMDDVHAEVRKWAETLKPDERKSLVANVAASMEETTTGVIRLRAMEKDGVLKLPVIAVNDAQTKHFFDNRYGTGQSTIDGVIRATDTLIAGRRAVVCGYGWCGKGVASRARGMGANVIVTEIDPIRALEAAMDGFLVMPIAEAAKVGDLFITVTGNIHVIRAEHFAVMRDGAMICNSGHFNVELALDDLAEISVSQKKGVREFVDEYVLKNGNRLYVLGEGRVINLAAAHGHPASVMDMSFAAQALATEWSVKHKGKLEHKVHQVPKQVDEFVAKLKLETMGISIDTLTAEQDKYLRSWEMGT, encoded by the coding sequence TTGGCAACTGTCAGAGGGGATGTGAAGGATTTGTCGCTCGCCGGCGTCGGCAAGCAGCGGATCCAGTGGGCCGAGCGCGACATGCCGGTGCTCCGCGCCATCCGCGAGCGGTTCGAGGCCGAGCAGCCGCTGAAGGGCAAGCGGATGTCGGCCTGCTTGCACGTCACGGCCGAGACGGCCAACCTGGCCCGGACGCTGAAGGCCGGCGGCGCCGACCTTCTGCTCTGCGCCTCCAATCCCCTCTCGACCCAGGACGACGTGGCCGCCAGCCTCGTCCAGGACTACGGGATACCGACCTACGCCATCAAGGGCGAGGACGAGAACAGCTACTACCGCCACATCACGGCGGCCCTGCGGCACGCCCCGCACGTGACGATGGACGACGGCGCCGATCTGGTCAGCGCCATGATCTTCATCGTCCTGGACCGCATGGACGACGTCCACGCCGAGGTCCGCAAGTGGGCCGAGACGCTCAAGCCCGACGAGCGTAAGTCGCTCGTGGCGAACGTCGCGGCGAGCATGGAAGAGACCACCACCGGCGTCATCCGGCTCCGCGCCATGGAGAAGGACGGCGTTCTCAAGCTGCCGGTCATCGCCGTCAACGACGCGCAGACCAAGCACTTCTTCGACAACCGCTACGGCACCGGCCAGAGCACCATCGACGGCGTCATCCGCGCCACCGACACGCTCATCGCCGGCCGTCGGGCCGTCGTCTGCGGCTACGGCTGGTGCGGCAAGGGGGTGGCGTCGCGGGCCCGCGGCATGGGCGCCAACGTCATCGTGACCGAGATCGATCCGATCCGCGCCCTAGAGGCTGCCATGGACGGCTTCCTGGTCATGCCGATCGCCGAGGCCGCCAAGGTCGGCGACCTGTTCATCACCGTCACCGGCAACATCCACGTGATCCGCGCCGAGCACTTCGCGGTCATGAGGGACGGCGCCATGATCTGCAACTCGGGCCACTTCAACGTCGAGCTCGCGCTGGACGACCTGGCCGAGATCAGTGTTTCGCAGAAGAAGGGCGTCCGCGAGTTCGTCGACGAGTACGTCCTGAAGAACGGCAACCGGCTGTACGTCTTGGGCGAGGGCCGGGTCATCAACCTGGCCGCCGCCCACGGCCACCCGGCCAGCGTCATGGACATGAGCTTCGCCGCCCAGGCGCTCGCGACCGAATGGTCGGTCAAGCACAAGGGCAAGCTCGAGCACAAGGTCCACCAAGTGCCGAAGCAGGTCGACGAGTTCGTCGCCAAACTCAAGCTCGAGACGATGGGCATTTCCATCGACACGCTCACGGCCGAGCAGGACAAGTACCTGCGGAGCTGGGAAATGGGCACTTGA
- the ahcY gene encoding adenosylhomocysteinase, whose protein sequence is MTAVLHKSATFNDYHVADLALAPWGRREIAIAETEMPGLMAIREEYAARQPLKGARITGSLHMTIQTAVLIETLKALGAEVRWASCNIFSTQDHAAAAIADAGIPVFAYKGESLEEYWDYTHRIFEWADGGHSNMILDDGGDATLLLHLGARAEADIHVLDKPTSEEERILYAAIKKRIASQPGWYAERLAAVKGVTEETTTGVHRLYQMHKRGELKFPAINVNDSVTKSKFDNLYGCRESLVDGIKRATDVMIAGKIAVVAGYGDVGKGSAQALRALSAQVWITEIDPICALQAAMEGYRVVTMEYAADKADIFVTTTGNYKVITHDHMAKMKNQAIVCNIGHFDNEIDVASLEGYRWEEIKPQVDHIIFPDGKRIILLAKGRLVNLGCGTGHPSYVMSSSFANQTLAQIELWLHNEKYPVGVYVLPKKLDEHVARLQLKKLNVQLTELTPEQAAYIHVPKEGPYKSDHYRY, encoded by the coding sequence ATGACCGCTGTTTTGCATAAATCCGCGACTTTCAACGACTACCACGTCGCCGACCTCGCGCTCGCACCCTGGGGCCGCCGCGAGATCGCCATCGCCGAGACCGAGATGCCCGGCCTGATGGCCATCCGCGAGGAGTACGCCGCGCGCCAGCCTCTCAAGGGCGCGCGGATCACCGGCTCGCTCCACATGACCATCCAGACGGCCGTCCTGATCGAGACGCTCAAGGCCCTCGGCGCCGAAGTCCGCTGGGCCTCGTGCAACATCTTCTCAACCCAGGATCACGCCGCCGCCGCGATCGCCGACGCCGGCATCCCCGTTTTCGCTTACAAGGGTGAGTCGCTCGAAGAGTACTGGGATTACACCCACAGGATCTTCGAGTGGGCCGACGGCGGCCACTCGAACATGATCCTCGACGACGGCGGCGATGCGACCTTGCTGCTTCACCTCGGCGCCCGCGCCGAGGCGGACATCCACGTCCTCGACAAGCCCACCAGCGAAGAGGAGCGCATCCTCTACGCCGCCATCAAGAAGCGGATCGCCTCGCAACCCGGCTGGTACGCCGAGCGACTCGCCGCCGTCAAGGGCGTGACCGAGGAGACCACCACCGGCGTCCACCGCCTCTACCAGATGCACAAGCGCGGCGAACTGAAATTCCCCGCCATCAACGTCAACGACTCGGTCACCAAGTCCAAGTTCGACAACCTGTACGGCTGCCGCGAGTCGCTGGTGGACGGCATCAAGCGCGCCACCGACGTGATGATCGCCGGCAAGATCGCCGTCGTCGCCGGCTACGGCGACGTGGGCAAGGGTTCGGCCCAGGCCCTGCGCGCCCTCTCCGCCCAGGTCTGGATCACCGAGATCGACCCGATCTGCGCATTGCAGGCCGCGATGGAAGGCTACCGCGTCGTCACCATGGAGTATGCCGCCGACAAGGCCGACATCTTCGTGACCACCACGGGCAACTACAAGGTCATCACGCACGACCACATGGCCAAGATGAAGAATCAGGCCATCGTTTGCAACATCGGCCACTTCGACAACGAGATCGACGTCGCGTCGCTCGAAGGCTACCGATGGGAGGAGATCAAGCCGCAGGTCGATCACATCATCTTCCCCGACGGGAAGCGGATCATCCTGCTCGCCAAGGGGCGCCTGGTCAACCTGGGCTGCGGCACCGGCCACCCCTCGTACGTGATGAGTTCCTCCTTCGCGAACCAGACCCTCGCTCAGATCGAGTTGTGGCTGCACAACGAGAAGTACCCGGTCGGCGTCTACGTCCTGCCCAAGAAGCTGGACGAGCACGTGGCCCGGTTGCAGTTGAAGAAGCTGAACGTCCAGTTGACCGAGCTGACGCCGGAACAGGCCGCCTACATCCACGTCCCCAAGGAAGGCCCGTACAAGTCCGACCATTACCGCTATTGA
- a CDS encoding elongation factor P, whose amino-acid sequence MVPAKDFKRRMVVEIDGAPHMIEHIQVQTPSARGAATLYKIKARNLKTKNRVEKSYRGTDSLNESSFERKPIQYLYRDADELHFMDSGDFSQFTFRADELADQIPYMSENMEGIDALVVDDEVIAIELPDTVEMTITETAPGVRGNSATGRTKPATLATGHVIQVPEHLDEGTNVKVDTRTGEYLGRVSG is encoded by the coding sequence GTGGTCCCCGCCAAGGATTTCAAGCGCCGCATGGTCGTCGAGATCGACGGCGCACCGCACATGATCGAGCATATTCAGGTTCAAACCCCCTCGGCGCGGGGCGCGGCCACGCTTTACAAAATCAAGGCCCGGAACCTCAAGACCAAGAACCGGGTCGAGAAATCGTACCGCGGGACCGACTCGCTCAACGAGTCGAGCTTCGAGCGCAAGCCGATCCAGTACCTCTACCGCGACGCCGACGAGCTCCACTTCATGGACTCGGGCGATTTCTCCCAGTTCACGTTCCGGGCCGACGAGCTGGCCGACCAGATCCCGTACATGTCCGAAAACATGGAAGGGATCGATGCGCTGGTGGTCGACGACGAGGTCATCGCCATCGAGCTGCCCGACACCGTCGAGATGACGATCACCGAGACCGCGCCGGGCGTCCGGGGCAACTCCGCCACCGGCCGGACCAAGCCGGCGACCCTCGCCACCGGCCACGTCATCCAGGTCCCCGAACACCTCGACGAGGGAACCAACGTCAAAGTCGACACCCGCACCGGCGAGTACCTCGGCCGGGTTTCGGGCTGA
- a CDS encoding GNAT family N-acetyltransferase codes for MAITYYKRLRMEIDLNGSALPRSLPEPLYWAPWDEPLLADHAEVKYLSFRSEIDAAVFPCLGDRYGCQRLMREIRRKPGFLPEATWLIAGPEGYVGTIQGVVDYGPIGAIQNVGVIPSYRGLGLGRALVDRALAGFIQAGLERAYLEVTAENRAAVQLYRSLGFRRAKTLYKAVDG; via the coding sequence ATGGCCATCACGTACTACAAGCGGCTGCGCATGGAGATCGATCTGAACGGATCGGCTCTGCCGCGGTCGTTGCCCGAGCCGCTGTACTGGGCGCCGTGGGACGAGCCACTGCTGGCCGATCACGCCGAGGTCAAGTATCTGAGCTTTCGAAGCGAGATCGACGCCGCCGTCTTTCCTTGCCTGGGGGACCGATACGGCTGTCAGCGATTGATGCGCGAGATCCGTCGCAAGCCGGGGTTCCTGCCGGAAGCGACGTGGTTGATCGCCGGCCCCGAAGGGTACGTGGGGACGATCCAGGGAGTCGTCGATTACGGCCCGATCGGCGCGATCCAGAACGTCGGGGTGATCCCTTCGTACCGGGGGCTGGGCCTGGGCCGAGCGCTGGTCGACCGGGCGCTCGCGGGGTTCATTCAGGCGGGGCTGGAGCGGGCGTACCTCGAAGTGACCGCCGAGAACCGCGCCGCCGTCCAGCTTTACCGCAGCCTGGGGTTCCGCAGGGCCAAAACGCTCTATAAGGCGGTCGACGGATGA
- a CDS encoding M16 family metallopeptidase has translation MPASIATIQQHEYPNGLVLVAEEMPGVQSASFTLLIPAGAAFEAAEGLHVGGGSAGMTCEWITRGAGDRDSHELLNALDNLGVSHSESAQTLHTSLAAATLGRNLIPALELFSDMVLRPRFDELEVEPIRALCLQNLRSLEDDPGTKVIYELRKRHFPEPWGRPSPGTAEDVARITPANLRTFHESTYRPNGAILGVAGAIDWPVLKDAVGRLFGEWKPRPDPWLVERPGGPRRDHLHRETQQIQIAMALPAATVDSDDYYRTRATIAILGGYSSARLFTEVREKRGLCYSVYASYEGQRERGAMLCYAGTSTERAQETLDVMLAELNRLAAGGVELEELDTMRAGLKSSLIMAQESSMSRSSALASDWYFLNRVRPLAEIARELDALTPDSVSDYAKRLLNLDDLTILTLGPNPLNVAPPG, from the coding sequence GTGCCGGCATCAATCGCGACGATTCAGCAGCATGAATATCCCAACGGACTGGTGCTTGTCGCCGAGGAGATGCCTGGCGTGCAATCGGCCTCGTTCACCCTGTTGATCCCTGCCGGCGCGGCCTTCGAGGCGGCCGAGGGGCTTCACGTGGGGGGCGGGTCGGCGGGCATGACCTGCGAGTGGATCACCCGCGGGGCCGGCGACCGCGACAGCCACGAGTTGCTCAACGCGCTCGACAACCTGGGCGTCAGCCACTCTGAGAGCGCGCAGACGTTGCACACCAGCCTGGCGGCGGCCACGCTGGGCCGAAATTTAATCCCCGCGCTCGAACTCTTCTCCGACATGGTGCTTCGCCCCCGGTTCGACGAGCTGGAGGTCGAGCCAATCCGGGCGTTGTGCCTGCAAAACCTGCGGAGCCTGGAGGACGACCCGGGGACGAAGGTCATCTACGAGCTGCGGAAGCGGCACTTCCCCGAGCCCTGGGGGCGGCCGTCGCCGGGCACGGCCGAGGACGTCGCCCGGATCACGCCAGCGAACCTGCGGACCTTCCACGAGTCAACCTATCGTCCCAACGGCGCGATCCTCGGCGTGGCCGGCGCGATCGACTGGCCGGTCCTCAAGGACGCGGTCGGCCGGCTGTTCGGCGAGTGGAAGCCCCGACCCGACCCCTGGCTGGTCGAGCGTCCCGGCGGTCCCCGCCGCGACCATCTCCACCGCGAGACCCAGCAGATCCAGATCGCCATGGCCCTGCCGGCCGCGACCGTCGACAGCGACGACTACTACCGCACCCGCGCCACGATCGCGATCCTCGGCGGCTACTCGTCGGCCCGATTGTTCACCGAGGTCCGCGAGAAGCGCGGGCTGTGCTACTCGGTCTACGCCAGCTACGAAGGCCAGCGCGAGCGCGGGGCGATGCTCTGCTACGCCGGAACCTCGACCGAGCGCGCCCAGGAAACCCTCGACGTCATGCTCGCCGAGCTGAACCGCCTGGCCGCCGGCGGCGTCGAACTTGAAGAACTCGACACGATGCGGGCGGGGCTCAAGAGCTCGCTGATCATGGCCCAGGAATCGAGCATGAGCCGGTCGAGCGCCCTGGCCTCCGACTGGTACTTCCTGAACCGCGTGCGACCGCTCGCCGAGATCGCCAGAGAGCTTGACGCCCTCACCCCCGATTCGGTCTCGGACTACGCCAAGCGGCTCCTGAACCTCGACGACCTGACGATTTTGACGCTCGGCCCGAACCCGCTGAACGTCGCCCCGCCGGGCTGA
- a CDS encoding M16 family metallopeptidase, translated as MRFHHTTLDNGLEVIAELNDQAHSIAAGFFVKAGSRDETDDLAGVSHFLEHMTFKGTERRDALAVNRDFDKVGAKHNAQTSEEDTFYHVTCLPEYLPRAFDVLSDILRPTLREEDFETEKKVIIEEIRMYLDNPMSVAYEAAKAAHFGEHPLGNSILGTVDSITAMKADEMRKYFASRYSPANIVLGFAGKGDWNQLVDLASSHCKAWQGEPATRQANPVRGTKSFEAILREEDQQQTVVGVSDGPPLESDDRYAAHLLATILGDHTSSQLYWELIDPGHADGAELSYQDYNQAGGYYTFLSCEPQDTQANLARVAKVYRGVSENGVSQEELTQAKNKVLARSVLRSERPMGRLSSLGFHWVYRHAYLPIEQELDAFSKVSLDQIRRLVHDWPLWPMTIVSVGPTTKIKPPK; from the coding sequence ATGCGATTCCATCACACGACGCTGGATAACGGGCTGGAAGTGATCGCCGAGCTGAACGACCAGGCGCACTCGATCGCCGCCGGCTTCTTCGTCAAGGCGGGGAGCCGCGACGAGACCGACGATCTGGCCGGCGTGTCGCACTTCCTTGAGCACATGACGTTCAAGGGGACCGAGCGCCGCGACGCCCTAGCCGTCAACCGCGACTTCGACAAGGTCGGCGCCAAGCACAATGCGCAGACGTCGGAGGAAGACACCTTCTACCACGTCACCTGCCTGCCCGAGTATCTGCCCAGGGCGTTCGACGTCCTGTCTGACATCTTGCGCCCGACGCTCCGCGAGGAAGACTTCGAGACCGAGAAGAAGGTCATCATCGAAGAGATCCGGATGTATCTGGACAACCCGATGTCGGTCGCCTACGAGGCCGCCAAGGCCGCGCACTTCGGCGAACACCCGCTGGGCAACAGCATCCTCGGCACCGTCGATTCGATCACGGCGATGAAGGCCGACGAGATGCGGAAGTATTTCGCCAGCCGCTACAGCCCGGCCAACATCGTTCTGGGCTTCGCCGGCAAAGGCGACTGGAACCAGCTCGTCGACCTGGCGTCGAGCCACTGCAAGGCGTGGCAAGGCGAACCCGCCACCCGCCAGGCGAATCCGGTGCGCGGTACGAAATCGTTCGAGGCGATCCTCCGCGAGGAAGACCAGCAGCAGACGGTTGTCGGCGTCAGCGACGGCCCCCCGCTCGAAAGCGACGACCGCTACGCCGCGCACCTGCTGGCGACGATCCTCGGCGATCACACCAGCTCGCAGCTTTACTGGGAACTCATCGATCCCGGCCACGCCGACGGCGCCGAGCTGAGCTACCAGGACTACAACCAGGCGGGGGGCTACTACACCTTCCTGAGCTGCGAGCCCCAGGACACGCAGGCCAACCTGGCGCGGGTCGCCAAGGTCTATCGCGGCGTCAGCGAGAACGGGGTTTCCCAGGAAGAACTCACGCAGGCCAAGAACAAGGTGCTCGCCCGGTCGGTCCTGCGGAGCGAGCGCCCCATGGGCCGCCTCTCCTCGCTCGGCTTCCACTGGGTGTACCGCCACGCATACCTGCCCATCGAGCAAGAGCTGGACGCGTTCTCGAAGGTCTCGCTCGACCAGATCCGCCGCCTGGTCCACGACTGGCCGCTCTGGCCCATGACCATCGTCTCCGTCGGCCCGACGACGAAGATCAAGCCGCCGAAGTGA